One Roseimaritima multifibrata DNA window includes the following coding sequences:
- a CDS encoding two-component system sensor histidine kinase NtrB: MFDVQNGRKQRGRWLAAALTVLSLTSLGGTIWIIHDVQRDQQIVRQIVSHLPESDLEAVEELADDLELDNALVVLLGLNIIGTAIASALLLRGYFSSQQSLRDVKVLATDILASMDAGVLTTDLHGRITSMNPSGQNLIGKTPVGDTMFGRTLVDSLDRGQELRLSEIGEEHQLLNSICEEVLRTDKVIRDRDYCVNDNGYERTLRAGCSLLQNHRQEKLGTVVHVRDVTERARIEERLRRMERYMGLGSLAAGLQHEIKNPLSALSLHVQLLQERLEGEGADEDVTEMLDILSTEVQRITAVVDGFRSYASMSQLGRSPADVTMLIERLVRLLRPQAAQQNIKLNVELPQELLGLIEIDTVRLEQVFLNLALNAMAAMPSGGRLLFRLRREDDWVRVDVVDTGAGIPDEIHDQIFDPYFTTRNDGTGMGLALCDKIVRQHDGHLHFQSSSEGTEFSVFLPTGATA; this comes from the coding sequence TTGTTTGACGTTCAGAATGGTAGAAAACAACGTGGGCGTTGGCTGGCAGCCGCACTAACCGTCCTCAGCCTGACATCGCTGGGAGGGACGATTTGGATCATCCATGACGTTCAGCGTGATCAACAGATCGTCCGACAGATTGTTAGTCATCTTCCTGAAAGCGATTTGGAAGCGGTAGAAGAACTTGCGGACGACCTCGAACTAGATAATGCGCTGGTCGTCTTGCTGGGGCTGAACATTATTGGCACGGCAATTGCCTCTGCCCTTCTTCTGCGAGGCTATTTCAGTAGCCAGCAGTCGCTGCGAGATGTCAAAGTTTTGGCGACGGACATTCTGGCTAGCATGGATGCCGGAGTGTTGACCACGGACCTGCATGGCCGCATTACCAGTATGAATCCGAGCGGGCAAAACCTAATTGGAAAGACTCCGGTCGGCGATACCATGTTCGGTCGAACCCTGGTCGATTCGCTTGATCGGGGACAAGAATTGCGTTTGTCCGAAATCGGTGAGGAACATCAACTTTTGAATTCAATTTGTGAAGAAGTCTTACGAACCGACAAAGTGATCCGAGATCGCGACTATTGTGTCAACGACAACGGTTACGAACGGACTTTACGGGCGGGCTGCAGCCTGCTGCAAAATCATCGTCAAGAGAAGTTGGGTACCGTGGTGCACGTCCGTGACGTTACCGAACGAGCTCGTATCGAAGAACGTCTGCGGCGTATGGAAAGGTATATGGGACTGGGGTCGTTGGCCGCAGGCCTGCAGCACGAAATCAAGAATCCACTGAGTGCACTTTCATTGCATGTGCAGTTACTGCAGGAAAGGCTGGAAGGGGAGGGGGCGGATGAGGATGTTACCGAAATGTTGGATATCCTTTCGACGGAAGTTCAGCGGATCACAGCCGTCGTCGATGGGTTCCGTAGCTATGCATCAATGTCTCAGTTAGGCCGCTCGCCGGCAGACGTCACGATGTTGATCGAACGACTGGTGCGCCTGCTGCGACCGCAAGCGGCTCAGCAAAATATCAAGCTGAATGTTGAACTGCCGCAAGAACTGTTGGGGTTAATCGAAATCGATACGGTCCGCCTGGAACAGGTCTTTCTGAACTTAGCCCTCAATGCAATGGCTGCGATGCCTTCCGGTGGGAGGCTGCTGTTTCGCTTGCGAAGGGAAGATGATTGGGTGCGGGTCGATGTCGTCGACACCGGAGCGGGGATCCCTGATGAGATCCATGATCAAATTTTTGACCCCTATTTTACGACTCGCAATGACGGGACTGGGATGGGATTGGCGCTGTGTGACAAAATCGTTCGTCAACATGATGGACATCTTCATTTTCAAAGTTCCTCGGAGGGAACTGAGTTCTCTGTCTTCCTTCCCACCGGAGCTACCGCATGA
- a CDS encoding OprO/OprP family phosphate-selective porin — protein MDRNTQRRSLSSQLYAAARTGILCLTAFHFGCVDQTANAAEPFLGMESAAEPSEPVGNEAIYRELQRLQSQIDSLQAAPADPIIYCEAPQEKPKYPTARLTGFFQADIAWFGQDENNRRTLGNGNLVNGDLQDGADFRRARLAAVGDAWDNVSYMLEMDFAFPGRPSFMDVWLDIDDVVGKNNLRIGQFRQPFGMDGQTGVKDLTFLERALPFAFSPFRQIGAMGYGNSDDQLRTWAASVYRFPTGPYGGNVGDNGGYGISARTTALLIDNGDQHGLFHLGGGYSFIDPANDAVQYRSQPEIFISESGGAVLPLVPAEVLPFVDTGPVAVDHVNLFNFELAASRGPLHAQSEIVYAAVQQRGNPSVSLPGAYVQAGYVLTGESRSYNRQNGVFGRVNPKCSVGKQGGIGAWEIATRWSYLDLTDANVLGGRLNDVTLGLNWYLNPRTKFQWNYIHAMLDNPIYGDSEADVYAMRAQVDF, from the coding sequence ATGGATCGCAATACTCAGCGTCGGTCGCTTAGCTCGCAGCTATACGCGGCGGCTCGCACGGGGATTTTATGCCTCACCGCTTTTCATTTCGGTTGCGTCGACCAAACGGCCAATGCAGCGGAACCCTTTTTGGGAATGGAATCGGCAGCAGAGCCATCTGAACCGGTTGGCAATGAGGCGATCTACCGCGAACTTCAGCGTTTGCAAAGCCAAATCGATTCGCTTCAAGCCGCTCCCGCCGACCCGATCATCTACTGCGAAGCACCGCAAGAGAAACCCAAGTACCCGACCGCGCGACTGACCGGCTTCTTCCAAGCCGATATCGCATGGTTTGGCCAGGACGAAAACAATCGTCGCACGCTCGGTAACGGTAATCTGGTCAATGGGGACCTGCAAGACGGAGCGGATTTCCGGCGGGCTCGCTTGGCCGCGGTCGGCGACGCCTGGGACAATGTCAGCTACATGCTGGAAATGGACTTCGCTTTCCCCGGACGACCAAGCTTCATGGACGTCTGGCTGGACATCGATGACGTCGTGGGCAAAAACAATCTGCGTATCGGACAATTCCGACAACCCTTTGGGATGGACGGCCAGACAGGGGTTAAGGACCTGACATTTTTAGAACGTGCCCTTCCGTTTGCGTTCTCACCATTCCGTCAAATCGGAGCCATGGGATATGGAAATTCCGACGACCAACTTCGCACCTGGGCTGCATCGGTCTACCGTTTTCCGACAGGCCCCTATGGCGGAAATGTTGGCGACAACGGTGGCTATGGAATATCGGCACGCACGACCGCCCTGCTGATCGATAACGGAGACCAACATGGGCTGTTTCATCTCGGCGGAGGCTACAGCTTTATCGACCCGGCAAACGATGCCGTGCAATATCGCAGCCAACCCGAAATCTTTATCAGTGAATCCGGCGGAGCGGTCCTACCATTGGTCCCTGCCGAGGTCTTGCCATTTGTCGACACCGGCCCAGTCGCCGTCGACCATGTGAATCTGTTCAATTTTGAACTTGCAGCATCGCGTGGTCCGCTTCACGCTCAAAGCGAAATCGTCTACGCCGCCGTGCAACAACGTGGAAATCCCAGCGTCAGCTTACCGGGAGCCTACGTGCAGGCCGGTTACGTCCTGACAGGGGAATCCCGAAGCTACAACCGCCAAAACGGCGTCTTTGGGCGAGTCAATCCAAAATGCAGTGTCGGCAAGCAAGGTGGCATTGGGGCCTGGGAAATTGCAACGCGATGGTCCTACCTTGACCTGACCGACGCGAATGTTCTCGGGGGACGCCTGAACGACGTCACCCTTGGCTTGAACTGGTACCTCAACCCCCGCACAAAGTTCCAATGGAACTATATTCATGCCATGTTAGACAACCCAATCTACGGCGATAGCGAGGCCGATGTGTATGCCATGCGAGCCCAAGTCGACTTCTAA
- a CDS encoding DUF2309 domain-containing protein → MSNEDLNRLREAIRSARHFLPAQGPISIFVHHNTLHHFEDLPFREAVLVGGARYDCQPYLSERRYHAELEKGRISVSDLRQVLLEDLGEYADNLIASFGTSYTLRLAILQMHLHTAPDAELTWLLAETDLLRRFRSDVSPARRDRVVQQTQNWVLSNLTNEPHRDSSPEKLPTVVRKLIDEQAGCRIESWNDARWEEFCLQLLWRICSQGVHAAASVKCLSAEQHLINEKRGSQKRLRDLLLQATNEDIDQTVNEVLIRFCGSFLDQGFATLTLPEREKGFAHAFAKLYLQPLAVRPGWMRHLRPELQKVLAADFDPLQSINESLAAMGVDQASEQEILSASLLSLRGWAGMLWQMESKPEFHPYPAPPGTLEEYLAIRLILERHAISYLGERVFDTRDISTIRTKTNANLPPTSTPSPQQQTYTVFQLAEANGWTPEELINMSQPQWACLLDEISAFDSLERRRILHQAYERHYSVATLDAISIHARRRQTESDSPSRPAYAAIFCIDDREESFRRHLEEVDPECITVAAAGFYAVAMYYRGTDHANFRPLCPASITPTHFVQEESVFSAIDAGERRAMRRRRIGKFQHQMHSHSRTLVGGWVTGLFGAIATFPMVARILAPRLTARIRESMETFTRPPATELHLERVAAEPGPEGDALGYSLTEMAGIVRRILEDLGMVADFPPIIIFFGHGSGSLNNPHESAYSCGACSGGRGGPNARAFAVMANDPRVRRILSDQGLQIPEEIRFVGAFHNTCNDKVDYYDVDLLPRSHRSLFRRIEQSVNETRARNAHERARRFESASLNLSTTAALEHVEQRAEDLSQARPEYNHATNAVMIVGRRDWTRGLFMDRRAFLTSYDPALDSDDCPILTRILQAAIPVCAGISLEYYFSTVDTEGYGCGSKLPHNVTSMLGVMTGAASDLRPGLSQQMVEIHEPMRILCVIETTAEKMLKIIADNPPIGRLVRGEWVGLAIIDPSTGSIQRYVQGKFEPYLLESNDLPQLETSLDWYRGTRDHLGYASIHDTTPFFKPNTPPTRRPS, encoded by the coding sequence ATGTCAAATGAGGATTTGAATCGCTTGCGGGAAGCCATCCGAAGCGCCAGACACTTCCTTCCTGCGCAAGGGCCGATATCCATCTTTGTGCACCATAACACGCTGCACCATTTTGAGGATCTCCCTTTTCGCGAAGCGGTTCTGGTAGGTGGGGCCCGTTATGACTGCCAGCCTTACCTCTCGGAAAGACGGTATCACGCCGAGCTTGAGAAGGGACGGATTTCGGTAAGCGATCTGCGTCAGGTACTGTTGGAGGACCTCGGGGAATACGCCGACAACTTGATCGCCAGTTTCGGCACCAGCTATACGCTGCGGCTAGCCATCCTGCAGATGCATTTGCATACGGCGCCGGATGCGGAACTGACCTGGCTGCTGGCCGAAACCGATTTGCTCCGCCGGTTCCGCAGCGATGTCTCTCCAGCAAGACGAGACCGAGTGGTTCAGCAGACCCAAAACTGGGTGCTTTCAAATCTAACAAACGAACCACACCGCGACTCGTCCCCTGAAAAACTGCCGACAGTCGTACGCAAATTAATCGACGAACAAGCTGGTTGTCGCATTGAATCGTGGAACGACGCACGCTGGGAGGAATTCTGCCTACAGCTACTTTGGAGAATCTGCTCGCAAGGGGTTCACGCGGCTGCCAGCGTAAAATGTCTGTCGGCGGAACAGCACCTTATCAACGAAAAACGAGGTTCGCAAAAACGCTTGCGCGACCTTCTGCTGCAAGCAACCAACGAGGATATCGACCAAACGGTCAATGAAGTCTTGATTCGCTTCTGCGGTTCTTTCTTGGACCAAGGGTTTGCGACACTGACGCTGCCCGAACGCGAGAAGGGTTTTGCCCACGCGTTTGCCAAACTGTATCTCCAGCCTCTAGCAGTCCGTCCCGGTTGGATGCGTCACCTCCGACCGGAACTCCAAAAGGTTTTGGCAGCCGATTTCGATCCTCTGCAGTCGATCAATGAATCGCTAGCAGCAATGGGCGTCGACCAGGCGAGCGAACAGGAGATCCTTTCCGCTTCACTGTTGTCGCTTCGAGGCTGGGCGGGGATGCTCTGGCAGATGGAATCCAAGCCTGAATTCCACCCCTACCCTGCTCCTCCCGGCACGCTGGAGGAATACCTTGCGATCCGGCTTATTCTGGAAAGGCACGCGATAAGCTATTTAGGGGAACGCGTTTTTGACACTCGTGACATTTCAACGATCCGTACGAAAACCAACGCGAATCTTCCCCCGACATCCACTCCGTCGCCGCAGCAGCAGACCTACACCGTTTTCCAACTAGCAGAGGCCAACGGCTGGACTCCTGAAGAATTGATCAATATGTCCCAACCGCAGTGGGCATGTTTGCTTGACGAGATCAGCGCTTTTGACTCCCTGGAGCGTCGCCGAATTTTGCACCAGGCCTACGAGCGTCACTACAGCGTTGCGACCTTGGACGCGATTTCAATCCATGCCCGCCGGCGTCAAACCGAATCGGATTCCCCCTCACGACCAGCATACGCAGCAATTTTCTGCATTGATGACCGCGAAGAATCGTTTCGCCGACACCTGGAAGAGGTCGACCCGGAATGCATTACCGTTGCCGCTGCAGGATTTTATGCGGTTGCGATGTACTACCGAGGGACCGACCATGCAAACTTTCGGCCGCTTTGCCCGGCTTCGATCACCCCTACCCACTTTGTCCAAGAGGAATCGGTGTTCTCCGCGATCGACGCCGGGGAACGTCGGGCGATGCGTCGGCGGCGTATCGGCAAATTCCAACATCAGATGCACTCCCACTCGCGAACCTTGGTTGGCGGCTGGGTGACGGGTCTGTTCGGAGCGATCGCCACGTTCCCGATGGTCGCGAGAATTCTCGCCCCTCGGTTGACCGCTCGAATCCGCGAATCGATGGAAACATTCACCCGCCCTCCGGCAACGGAATTGCACCTGGAACGGGTGGCCGCTGAACCGGGCCCAGAAGGGGATGCCCTCGGTTACAGCCTTACCGAAATGGCTGGAATCGTCCGCAGGATCCTTGAGGACTTAGGGATGGTAGCCGACTTCCCTCCGATCATTATTTTCTTTGGACATGGCAGCGGGAGCCTGAACAACCCCCACGAATCCGCCTACAGCTGCGGAGCCTGCAGCGGCGGTCGCGGCGGCCCAAATGCGAGAGCGTTTGCCGTCATGGCAAACGATCCTCGTGTTCGCCGAATCCTTTCCGACCAAGGGTTACAAATCCCCGAAGAGATCCGTTTTGTCGGCGCCTTCCACAATACATGCAACGACAAAGTCGACTACTACGACGTCGATCTTCTTCCGCGGTCGCACCGTAGCCTCTTTCGACGGATCGAGCAGAGCGTCAATGAGACTCGAGCCCGGAACGCACACGAACGGGCTAGGCGATTTGAATCAGCCAGCCTGAACCTATCGACCACCGCCGCCCTGGAACATGTCGAACAACGCGCCGAAGACCTTTCCCAAGCGCGACCCGAATACAACCATGCCACCAATGCGGTAATGATCGTAGGACGACGCGACTGGACACGCGGCCTGTTTATGGACCGGCGTGCCTTCTTGACATCCTATGACCCGGCACTCGATTCCGATGATTGCCCAATCCTGACTCGAATCCTGCAGGCGGCGATCCCAGTCTGTGCGGGAATCAGCTTGGAATACTACTTCTCCACCGTCGACACCGAGGGTTACGGATGTGGTTCCAAACTCCCTCACAATGTGACCTCGATGCTTGGGGTGATGACCGGAGCGGCAAGTGACCTACGACCTGGTTTATCGCAGCAGATGGTCGAAATCCATGAACCGATGCGGATCCTCTGCGTGATCGAAACGACTGCAGAAAAGATGCTAAAAATCATTGCGGACAATCCACCCATCGGACGGCTGGTCCGCGGAGAGTGGGTTGGGCTTGCCATCATCGATCCTTCAACGGGATCGATTCAACGTTACGTTCAGGGAAAATTCGAGCCCTATCTATTGGAATCGAATGACTTGCCACAACTGGAAACATCGCTCGATTGGTACCGCGGCACCCGCGACCACCTGGGCTACGCATCCATTCATGACACCACTCCCTTTTTCAAACCAAATACTCCACCGACACGACGGCCTTCATAA
- a CDS encoding proton-conducting transporter transmembrane domain-containing protein, with product MNEIESLFRMFAGPGAIHFQSFFAMNGIESLYQTLGTIVIASPAILLAIFGVTALSNISLSETVIARLTQVAVFAAIAPTLGILAMMLFDGTRYVPVEWGNWVTIPEQEFHFHLKFVFDRLSIPFLLLSCVLCGIVGAFTRGYLNREDGYRRFFLYYALFFLGMTVSSLAGTIETLFVGWEMVGLSSALLVAYFHERENPVRNGQRVWTIYRLSDAAFLIAAITMHHMTGEGDLGGLMGSEIWPAGTAVVTPSQALLIGSLLLIAAAGKSALFPFSGWLPRAMEGPTPSSAIFYGALSVHLGVYLLLRVSPILEASFILQMIVIGLGVLSAGCGALMSRVQSDVKVSLAYASLTQVGIIVVEIGLGFRYLALIHIIGHACLRTMQLLRAPNLLRDYKELENALGTSLTPANSTLASWLPVSVRNWGYRFGFDRGFMDIGLDKWVVYPFQSLFRWFNRMEQRITAAISRN from the coding sequence ATGAACGAGATCGAAAGTCTATTTCGAATGTTCGCAGGGCCTGGTGCGATCCATTTCCAAAGCTTCTTTGCCATGAATGGGATTGAAAGTCTCTACCAAACCCTGGGGACGATTGTCATCGCCAGCCCGGCGATCCTATTAGCCATCTTTGGCGTCACAGCGTTATCCAACATCTCGCTAAGCGAAACCGTCATCGCGCGGCTCACACAAGTCGCGGTGTTTGCGGCGATCGCGCCGACGCTGGGTATCCTGGCGATGATGCTATTCGACGGGACCCGCTACGTCCCCGTTGAATGGGGAAACTGGGTGACGATCCCAGAGCAGGAATTTCACTTCCACCTTAAGTTTGTCTTCGACCGGTTAAGCATCCCCTTCCTGTTGCTCTCCTGCGTCCTGTGCGGAATCGTTGGTGCGTTCACCCGAGGGTATTTGAACCGAGAGGACGGCTACCGACGTTTCTTTCTGTACTACGCACTCTTCTTTCTAGGAATGACCGTCAGTTCGCTGGCAGGAACGATCGAAACCCTGTTTGTTGGCTGGGAAATGGTCGGACTCTCTTCCGCCCTATTGGTCGCCTATTTCCATGAACGAGAGAACCCTGTCCGCAATGGGCAGCGGGTGTGGACGATTTACCGACTGTCCGATGCGGCGTTCTTAATCGCAGCGATCACGATGCACCACATGACGGGCGAAGGAGACCTTGGCGGATTGATGGGTTCGGAAATCTGGCCGGCAGGAACCGCGGTGGTCACTCCCAGCCAAGCCTTGTTGATCGGTTCGCTCCTGCTGATTGCGGCCGCTGGAAAATCAGCCCTCTTTCCCTTTTCGGGCTGGTTGCCGCGCGCGATGGAAGGGCCAACGCCTTCAAGTGCAATTTTTTACGGAGCCCTTTCGGTTCATCTTGGAGTCTATCTGCTACTGCGTGTCAGCCCGATCCTGGAGGCCTCGTTCATTTTGCAAATGATCGTCATTGGCCTAGGGGTTCTGTCCGCGGGCTGCGGTGCATTGATGTCACGTGTTCAAAGTGACGTCAAAGTCTCGTTGGCGTATGCCTCGTTAACCCAGGTGGGAATTATCGTTGTCGAAATCGGATTGGGTTTTCGCTACTTGGCACTGATTCACATCATCGGCCATGCCTGCCTACGAACGATGCAATTGCTCCGCGCACCCAACCTCCTTCGCGATTACAAGGAACTGGAAAATGCCCTCGGCACCAGTTTGACACCAGCGAACAGCACTCTAGCCAGCTGGCTGCCGGTTTCGGTTCGGAACTGGGGCTATCGATTTGGATTCGATCGTGGCTTCATGGATATTGGCTTGGACAAATGGGTCGTTTATCCATTCCAATCATTATTCAGATGGTTCAATCGCATGGAGCAAAGAATTACCGCAGCGATCTCAAGAAACTAA
- a CDS encoding proton-conducting transporter transmembrane domain-containing protein — MPELHFPWIEVSILLPMFGAIWLYIQRRNPNNLTHAIVICGLTLLLTVGELIDFLIIGSFEAHDHWFSLEWLFHRDLFVVDELSAFQLPLSALIFLVTILSTLKTKAARFSLPLTLISESLLLATFSCRASWPLIVLLILSTIPPWLELRQRGRCTRIYTLHMAAFSILLLVGWGWLTQVDQTSSAALIPGALLTGAALIRSGIFPLHLWIPDLFDKAAFGTSILYTTPLVGAYAVMRLVLPYAPTWALQTIAILSLFTALYAGGMALVQSEARRMFCFLFLSQASLVLIGLELVTPIGLTGALCVWLSVGLSMTGFGITLRSIESRINRISLTQFHGLQRQMPMLAGFFLLTGLAAIGFPATVGFIGMELLIEGAIEVYPLVGTLVVIAAALNGIAVLLAYFRIFTGRSVLTRVPMHARMSERIAVLVLTLLILGGGLYPQPGTATRYHAGKAISDQRQKNPLTVGPVMHHDEEDDHDDETDDEVARDAND, encoded by the coding sequence ATGCCCGAACTACATTTTCCCTGGATCGAAGTTTCCATACTGCTGCCTATGTTCGGGGCGATTTGGCTATACATCCAGCGTCGAAACCCCAACAACCTGACCCACGCGATCGTCATCTGCGGTCTGACGTTGCTACTGACGGTTGGTGAACTGATCGATTTTTTGATCATCGGATCCTTTGAAGCGCACGACCATTGGTTTTCACTGGAGTGGTTGTTCCATCGCGATCTTTTTGTTGTCGATGAACTGAGCGCGTTCCAGCTTCCTCTGTCAGCGCTGATTTTTCTTGTCACGATCCTTTCGACATTAAAAACAAAAGCCGCTCGTTTCTCACTGCCGCTGACACTTATTTCCGAATCATTGTTGCTGGCGACGTTCAGCTGCCGAGCCTCCTGGCCACTGATTGTTCTCCTGATCCTTTCGACGATTCCACCGTGGTTGGAACTGCGGCAAAGAGGCCGTTGCACGCGAATCTACACGCTTCACATGGCGGCATTTTCGATTCTATTGCTGGTCGGTTGGGGGTGGTTAACCCAAGTCGATCAAACCTCGTCCGCCGCCTTAATCCCCGGGGCACTTTTAACGGGCGCCGCGTTGATTCGGAGCGGCATCTTTCCGCTCCACCTATGGATTCCCGACCTATTTGATAAAGCTGCCTTTGGAACATCGATCCTCTACACAACCCCTTTGGTCGGTGCCTATGCAGTGATGCGATTGGTGTTGCCCTATGCACCAACCTGGGCATTGCAGACGATTGCCATTCTGTCTCTCTTTACCGCCCTGTACGCCGGGGGAATGGCCTTGGTCCAAAGCGAAGCACGACGCATGTTCTGCTTTCTTTTCCTCAGCCAAGCATCCTTGGTACTGATCGGATTAGAACTGGTGACTCCGATCGGCCTTACCGGCGCGCTGTGCGTATGGTTATCGGTTGGCCTATCGATGACAGGTTTCGGGATCACCCTCCGGTCGATTGAATCGCGAATCAATCGCATCTCGCTAACACAGTTCCATGGCCTCCAGCGGCAAATGCCGATGCTGGCTGGCTTTTTCTTGTTAACCGGACTGGCCGCAATCGGGTTTCCTGCAACGGTCGGTTTCATCGGCATGGAATTACTGATCGAGGGAGCCATCGAAGTCTACCCACTTGTTGGCACCTTGGTCGTGATCGCTGCCGCCCTGAATGGGATCGCTGTTCTACTAGCCTACTTCCGCATTTTCACCGGCCGATCCGTCCTAACGCGAGTCCCAATGCATGCCCGCATGAGTGAACGAATCGCCGTGCTGGTGCTCACCCTTCTGATCCTCGGCGGAGGCTTATACCCACAACCTGGAACCGCCACGCGATACCATGCCGGTAAGGCGATCAGCGACCAGCGGCAGAAGAATCCGCTCACCGTCGGTCCTGTCATGCATCACGATGAAGAGGATGACCACGACGATGAAACAGATGATGAAGTCGCACGCGACGCGAATGATTGA
- a CDS encoding DUF819 family protein — MLCAPLRLLAAAPTLESSLTESAPLIRNDAVVFGMLMAILGFVFWSSNSQWSGFRLFYKFIPMLLMCYFLPALLTLFGIVDPAESNLYQVASRYLLPACLVLLTMSIDLREILRLGPRALIMFLTGTVGVVLGGPIAILLVGSVWPELVGGDGSSAVWRGLSTVAGSWIGGGANQVAMQTIFKPSPELFSVMVAVDVIIAEIWMFFLLLGVGQSEKIDKWLHADTSAITRLKEKMKLREESFSRIPTTTDLMVVSGIAFATVGVCHAAADILAPWIGEHYPGLQKLSLNSEFFWLIVLSTTFGVLFSFTRLREYESAGASKIGTLFIFILVATIGLNMDISALFYNPRLFVVGGVWMAFHVLLLVIVARLIRAPYFFLAVGSKANIGGAASAPVVAGAFHPSLAPVGVLLAVVGYALGTYCAWLCAMLMQAAAAAV; from the coding sequence ATGTTATGCGCCCCTCTGCGCCTCTTAGCTGCGGCACCAACGCTGGAATCAAGTCTGACTGAATCAGCTCCGTTGATCCGCAACGATGCGGTCGTGTTTGGCATGTTGATGGCCATCCTGGGGTTCGTTTTCTGGAGCTCCAACAGCCAGTGGTCCGGTTTTCGCTTGTTTTACAAGTTCATTCCGATGCTGCTGATGTGCTATTTTTTGCCGGCGCTGTTGACTCTATTTGGTATTGTTGACCCGGCAGAATCCAATCTTTATCAGGTCGCTTCGCGTTATCTGCTACCAGCTTGCCTCGTGCTGCTGACGATGAGCATCGATTTGCGAGAAATCCTGCGTCTGGGACCTCGTGCTCTGATTATGTTCCTCACCGGAACGGTTGGGGTCGTCCTGGGGGGGCCTATTGCGATCCTATTGGTCGGATCTGTCTGGCCTGAATTGGTCGGCGGCGACGGTTCCTCGGCGGTCTGGCGAGGTCTGTCTACCGTGGCGGGTAGCTGGATTGGTGGGGGCGCCAACCAGGTCGCAATGCAGACCATCTTTAAGCCCTCGCCTGAGCTGTTCAGTGTGATGGTCGCTGTCGACGTGATCATCGCTGAAATCTGGATGTTTTTTCTGCTGCTTGGCGTTGGGCAGAGCGAAAAAATCGACAAATGGCTGCATGCCGACACCTCGGCCATTACACGCCTAAAAGAAAAGATGAAGCTGCGTGAGGAAAGCTTCTCGCGGATTCCAACGACAACCGATTTGATGGTCGTGTCAGGGATCGCTTTCGCCACCGTTGGCGTCTGCCATGCAGCGGCCGATATTTTGGCCCCCTGGATCGGAGAGCATTACCCAGGCTTGCAGAAACTAAGTTTGAATTCGGAATTCTTCTGGTTGATTGTCCTGTCGACAACTTTTGGAGTTCTGTTTTCTTTCACGCGACTGCGTGAGTATGAATCGGCGGGAGCCTCCAAGATTGGCACGTTGTTCATTTTTATCTTGGTCGCCACCATCGGCCTGAATATGGATATCAGTGCCTTGTTCTACAATCCTAGACTGTTTGTTGTCGGAGGCGTCTGGATGGCCTTCCATGTGTTGCTGTTGGTGATCGTCGCCCGACTGATTCGGGCACCCTACTTCTTTTTGGCTGTCGGCAGTAAGGCAAATATCGGAGGTGCAGCAAGTGCCCCGGTAGTCGCGGGAGCTTTCCATCCATCCTTAGCACCTGTCGGAGTCCTGCTGGCGGTCGTCGGATACGCCCTCGGCACCTACTGTGCTTGGCTTTGTGCAATGTTGATGCAAGCCGCAGCAGCGGCGGTCTGA
- the infA gene encoding translation initiation factor IF-1 produces MSKKEEAFEVDGTVTQALANTRFRVQLETGNEVLAHVAGRMRKHFIRIVPGDKVRVELSPYDLTKGRIVYRER; encoded by the coding sequence TTGAGCAAAAAAGAAGAGGCATTTGAAGTGGACGGCACGGTCACCCAGGCCCTGGCAAATACTCGATTCCGAGTCCAATTGGAAACTGGAAACGAAGTCCTTGCCCACGTCGCTGGTCGAATGCGTAAGCACTTTATTCGTATTGTTCCTGGGGACAAAGTCCGCGTGGAGCTATCTCCGTACGATTTGACAAAAGGACGGATCGTCTATCGCGAACGATAA